In Opitutus sp., one genomic interval encodes:
- the gcvH gene encoding glycine cleavage system protein GcvH, which produces MSNVPADLRYAKSHEWLQLAADGTATVGITDYAQNSLGDITYVQLPKVGATLTAGQVYGVVESVKAASDLYSPVAGTVIAINPALDSAPETVNSDAYQGGWMLKLKLANPAEADALLDAAAYTKLIG; this is translated from the coding sequence ATGAGCAACGTTCCCGCTGATCTCCGTTACGCCAAATCCCACGAATGGTTGCAGCTGGCTGCTGACGGCACCGCCACCGTTGGTATCACCGACTACGCCCAAAACAGCCTGGGCGACATCACCTACGTGCAGCTGCCCAAGGTGGGCGCCACGCTGACCGCCGGCCAAGTTTACGGCGTGGTCGAGTCGGTCAAAGCCGCCTCCGACCTCTATTCCCCTGTCGCCGGCACCGTCATTGCGATCAATCCGGCGCTGGATTCCGCTCCTGAGACGGTGAATTCGGACGCCTACCAAGGCGGCTGGATGCTCAAACTCAAGCTAGCCAATCCGGCCGAGGCAGACGCGTTGTTGGACGCGGCCGCCTACACCAAGCTGATTGGTTAA
- the gcvT gene encoding glycine cleavage system aminomethyltransferase GcvT produces MSDLKRTPLRDFHAANGARLVDFAGWEMPVQYRSILEEHKAVRRSAGLFDVSHMGEVEVKGPDALRFLNYVVTNDVTKLFPGRVLYSPMCYPTGGVVDDLLVYMRGPDDYFLCINAGNIDKDVAWLLEQAKAFAVTVTNRSADYALIAIQGPTAAAIVQSLTATPLQNVGYYHFVDGTVAGIPCIISRTGYTGEDGFELYYSAADAVALAEAVVKAGAAHGLEFTGLGARDSLRLEAGYPLYGHEITADISPLTAGLGWTVKLDKGCDFIGRAALLAEKTNGAANKVVFFKTGDRRIVRADTPVLGADGAVVGKVLSGTLSPILNEAIGSALVTTAAASAPLTVDIRGTLINLQLVKPPFVQLKKS; encoded by the coding sequence ATGAGTGACCTAAAACGCACGCCTCTCCGCGATTTTCACGCCGCCAACGGTGCCCGCTTGGTGGACTTCGCCGGCTGGGAAATGCCAGTCCAGTACCGCTCCATCCTCGAGGAGCACAAGGCCGTACGCCGTTCCGCCGGCCTGTTCGACGTCAGCCACATGGGCGAGGTCGAGGTCAAGGGCCCCGACGCCCTGCGGTTTTTAAATTACGTCGTCACCAACGACGTCACTAAACTGTTCCCCGGCCGAGTGCTGTATTCGCCGATGTGTTACCCGACCGGTGGCGTCGTCGACGACTTGCTCGTCTACATGCGCGGTCCCGACGACTACTTCCTGTGCATCAACGCCGGTAACATCGACAAGGACGTCGCCTGGCTGCTCGAGCAGGCCAAGGCCTTTGCCGTCACCGTCACCAACCGTTCGGCCGACTACGCCCTCATCGCGATCCAGGGCCCGACCGCCGCCGCCATCGTGCAATCGCTCACCGCGACCCCGCTTCAAAATGTCGGCTACTACCACTTCGTTGACGGCACCGTGGCCGGAATCCCCTGCATCATCAGCCGCACCGGCTATACCGGTGAAGATGGTTTTGAGCTCTACTACTCCGCCGCCGACGCTGTCGCCCTAGCCGAGGCCGTGGTCAAGGCCGGCGCCGCCCACGGGCTTGAGTTCACCGGTTTGGGCGCACGTGACAGCCTTCGTCTTGAAGCGGGGTATCCGCTCTACGGGCACGAGATCACCGCGGATATTTCCCCGCTCACCGCCGGCCTCGGCTGGACGGTGAAACTGGACAAGGGCTGCGACTTTATCGGACGCGCTGCGCTGCTGGCCGAAAAGACCAACGGTGCCGCCAATAAAGTCGTGTTCTTCAAAACCGGCGATCGCCGCATCGTTCGCGCCGATACGCCTGTGCTGGGTGCCGATGGTGCCGTGGTCGGCAAGGTGCTCTCCGGCACCCTTTCGCCCATCCTCAACGAGGCCATCGGCTCCGCCCTGGTGACCACCGCCGCTGCCAGCGCTCCGCTCACGGTCGATATCCGTGGTACTTTGATCAACTTGCAGCTGGTAAAACCTCCCTTCGTCCAATTAAAAAAATCCTAA
- a CDS encoding PEGA domain-containing protein: protein MKIRSLIQVALVGSFLITASGCAVFSKGRTQSVTVRSNPEGATALINGEEVGKTPLRVTLKRASSYNIELRKPGFENAPTVMLPVENEYSKRFLRWGIDYDLGAMTDLTPGELVVDLRPALPPGTEEDRYLALTYAVLQADALFSANEISSTDHKFLVAAIVKSYAN from the coding sequence ATGAAAATTCGATCCCTTATTCAGGTCGCTTTGGTCGGCTCTTTTCTCATTACCGCTTCCGGTTGCGCGGTTTTCAGCAAAGGGCGCACGCAATCCGTCACGGTCCGGTCTAATCCGGAGGGCGCCACGGCTCTGATTAACGGCGAAGAAGTCGGCAAAACCCCGCTGCGCGTCACCTTGAAGCGCGCCTCCTCCTACAACATCGAGCTGCGCAAGCCCGGCTTTGAAAACGCCCCCACGGTGATGCTGCCGGTTGAAAACGAGTACTCAAAGCGCTTCCTGCGCTGGGGCATCGATTATGACCTCGGCGCGATGACCGATCTCACCCCCGGCGAGCTGGTCGTCGATCTGCGTCCGGCGCTTCCCCCCGGCACCGAGGAAGATCGCTACCTCGCCTTGACCTATGCCGTATTGCAGGCCGATGCGTTGTTCTCGGCCAATGAAATTTCCTCGACCGACCACAAATTTTTGGTCGCCGCCATCGTGAAATCCTACGCGAACTGA
- a CDS encoding transposase, producing MDSAELRELAALVADRRGAVDARTRLVNQLSGVLKHYYPQALTLAGEDLAAPLAIAFLRRFPELAAVQKAGANRLRAFYTKHNVRSEQRIDERLALLGRARALSEERAVIEPSLLALARLLDLLVVEARHIAAYDTRIASVFAVHPNAEVFAALPGAGPALAPRLLVAFGDVTARYPNAQALQKYAGLAPVREKSQKRVWVEWHLVKWIEGFDFVSFCGFCGQSIGGYPPATSKNLHRRFIEQLNT from the coding sequence TTGGACTCCGCGGAGCTTCGCGAGCTGGCAGCCTTGGTCGCCGACCGGCGGGGCGCGGTGGATGCACGCACCCGGTTGGTCAACCAGCTCTCCGGGGTGCTCAAACACTATTACCCGCAGGCGCTCACGCTCGCCGGCGAGGATCTGGCCGCCCCGCTCGCTATCGCCTTCCTGCGGCGCTTCCCCGAACTCGCCGCCGTCCAAAAGGCCGGGGCAAACCGGCTGCGTGCGTTTTACACCAAGCACAACGTGCGCTCAGAGCAGCGTATCGACGAGCGGCTGGCTCTGCTTGGCCGCGCCCGAGCCTTGAGCGAGGAACGGGCGGTGATCGAGCCATCGCTCTTAGCGCTGGCTCGGCTGCTCGATCTGCTCGTGGTGGAAGCCCGCCACATCGCCGCGTACGACACGCGCATCGCCTCGGTGTTCGCCGTTCATCCCAACGCCGAAGTGTTCGCCGCGTTGCCAGGGGCCGGCCCCGCCTTGGCCCCGCGTTTGTTGGTGGCCTTCGGCGACGTGACGGCGCGTTACCCCAATGCGCAGGCCCTGCAAAAGTATGCCGGGCTCGCTCCGGTGCGCGAAAAAAGCCAGAAACGGGTCTGGGTAGAATGGCACTTAGTTAAATGGATCGAGGGCTTCGATTTTGTGTCATTTTGTGGTTTTTGTGGCCAATCGATTGGGGGTTACCCACCGGCAACGTCGAAGAACCTCCACCGCCGATTCATTGAACAGCTAAACACCTGA
- a CDS encoding SAM-dependent methyltransferase, which yields MTPKNGAPAQASAQREVHCAEAIGWMRERGRIEGACAVTSLPDVSEVNLSLPAWRAWFLGAVGLVVDAVPETSAALFFQSDIKRDGVWVDKGSMVIRAAEDAGAHILFHKIVCRRPPGMLTYGRPGYTHLIAVSRAMKCPDVLPLPDIITDAGRLPWVRAMGVRAAGQAVRFARDQVGAQTIFDPFCGVGTVLAVANALGLNALGVELSRKRCEQARALAIKPDEL from the coding sequence ATGACCCCGAAGAACGGTGCCCCCGCACAGGCGTCGGCCCAGCGGGAGGTCCATTGCGCCGAGGCGATCGGCTGGATGCGCGAGCGAGGCCGGATCGAGGGCGCCTGCGCGGTCACATCGCTGCCCGACGTCTCCGAGGTAAACCTGTCGTTGCCCGCTTGGCGCGCCTGGTTTCTGGGTGCGGTCGGACTGGTCGTGGATGCGGTGCCCGAAACGAGTGCCGCGCTGTTTTTCCAGTCCGATATCAAACGCGATGGCGTGTGGGTGGACAAGGGTTCGATGGTGATCCGCGCCGCCGAGGATGCGGGAGCGCATATCCTGTTTCACAAAATCGTCTGCCGTCGTCCGCCGGGAATGCTCACCTATGGCCGACCTGGTTATACCCACCTGATCGCGGTGTCGCGAGCGATGAAGTGCCCCGATGTGTTGCCACTCCCTGACATTATCACCGACGCCGGCCGGCTGCCCTGGGTTCGTGCAATGGGGGTGCGGGCGGCCGGGCAAGCGGTGCGTTTCGCCCGCGACCAGGTGGGTGCGCAAACGATTTTCGATCCCTTCTGCGGAGTCGGCACGGTGCTGGCGGTGGCCAACGCCCTCGGGCTGAACGCGCTGGGCGTGGAGCTGTCGCGCAAGCGCTGCGAACAGGCGCGCGCTTTAGCGATCAAACCGGACGAGCTCTGA
- a CDS encoding ISAs1 family transposase yields MMPAETNPSNPQGEVISLRHLQVQVLDSPELNARAQGLLEEHHYLGAVKPVGERLLYAVSDAQGTWVAVLVFAAAALHLRGREAWIGWSGEQRRRRLALVVNNVRFLLLPKPAVSNLGSAVLSRVLGRLSADWQSRYEHPVLVVETFVDPERFTGSVYKASGWTELGQTKGNTRKSRDYYEHHAKPKRLFVRELEPRARRALQAGQIKPSLAAVEAKVPVRSTLKAPDLISLAEAFRQVPEYRAYIGAYPLHALLAITAAAYLAGAPRGQRDLAAFARRLSPVQRQALGVIRRRGKYGAPSQPTFSRLFARVQAARIEEVLLAHQRQVRGAPPATEIVVIDGKVPKHSGGQNVVTAVSSPGLFYLGSEVVAEKSNEIPAARALCERLDLVDKLVSLDALHTQADTARAIVLEHGGDYLFTVKGNQPGLQKIVAAQVPDPGAPFLTR; encoded by the coding sequence ATGATGCCGGCCGAAACGAACCCGTCGAACCCCCAAGGGGAGGTGATTTCGCTGCGCCACTTGCAGGTGCAGGTGCTAGACAGCCCCGAGTTAAACGCCCGAGCGCAGGGGCTGCTTGAGGAGCATCACTATCTGGGCGCGGTGAAACCGGTGGGCGAGCGGCTGCTGTACGCGGTGAGCGATGCGCAGGGCACCTGGGTGGCGGTGCTGGTGTTTGCGGCGGCGGCGCTGCACCTGCGCGGCCGGGAGGCGTGGATTGGCTGGAGTGGCGAACAGCGCCGACGCCGATTGGCGCTGGTGGTCAACAACGTGCGGTTCCTGCTGCTGCCCAAGCCGGCGGTGTCCAACTTGGGCTCGGCGGTTTTGAGCCGGGTGCTCGGCCGGCTCAGTGCCGACTGGCAGTCGCGTTACGAGCACCCCGTGCTCGTCGTGGAAACCTTCGTCGACCCCGAGCGTTTTACGGGAAGTGTATACAAGGCATCCGGGTGGACCGAGTTGGGCCAGACCAAGGGCAACACGCGTAAGTCGCGCGATTACTACGAGCACCACGCCAAGCCCAAGCGCTTGTTCGTGCGCGAGCTGGAGCCCCGGGCCCGGAGAGCTCTTCAGGCAGGGCAAATCAAGCCCTCGCTGGCTGCGGTGGAGGCGAAAGTTCCGGTGCGAAGTACCCTGAAGGCCCCCGATTTAATCAGCCTGGCGGAGGCCTTCCGGCAAGTGCCTGAATACCGCGCCTACATCGGGGCCTATCCCTTGCACGCGCTGCTGGCGATCACGGCGGCGGCCTATCTGGCCGGAGCCCCCCGCGGCCAACGTGACCTGGCCGCTTTCGCCCGCCGGCTCTCCCCGGTCCAACGCCAAGCCCTCGGGGTGATCCGCCGCCGCGGCAAATACGGCGCTCCCAGCCAGCCCACCTTCAGCCGTCTGTTCGCCCGTGTGCAGGCCGCGCGCATCGAGGAGGTTTTACTCGCCCACCAACGCCAGGTGCGAGGCGCGCCTCCCGCCACCGAGATCGTGGTCATCGACGGCAAAGTCCCCAAGCACAGCGGCGGGCAAAACGTGGTAACCGCAGTGAGCTCGCCGGGCCTGTTCTATCTCGGCAGCGAGGTCGTCGCCGAAAAAAGTAACGAGATCCCCGCCGCCCGCGCGCTGTGTGAGAGACTCGATTTGGTCGATAAACTCGTGAGCCTTGATGCCCTGCATACCCAGGCCGACACCGCGCGGGCGATCGTACTGGAGCATGGCGGCGACTACCTGTTCACCGTCAAAGGCAATCAGCCCGGCCTGCAGAAAATCGTAGCAGCGCAAGTGCCCGATCCGGGCGCCCCTTTTTTGACCCGTTAA